GGGCGGTGGGCACAGATCCTGAGATCATGCTGCCATCATCTTTAATTGTTCTGAGATCGATTTTCATGAAAGTGCTATTTAGGCTTGCTTGCCGAGCATTTCCTCCACGGGTGGTGGAACATATTGGCTAATATCTCCTCCGAGACTGCTAATTTCCTTAATAATACGTGAACTAAGATAAGTGTAGTTGTCTTTGGGCATAAGGAAGATAGTGTCAACATTAGGATTGAGACTTCGATTCATCAGTGCCAATTGAAATTCAAATTCAAAATCAGAGACAGCTCTCAACCCTCTGATGAGGGCGGTGGCGTTGAGGTTAGCCGCAAAATTCACGGCCAACCCCTCTACTTGTTTGATACGTATGCGCTGAGCTCCTTCAATCAGCTGGATTGATTTTTTTACCAGTTCTGCTCGTTGTTCCATGGTAAAGGTATGCTTTTTAGAGCTATTTGTTGCAATCCCTATGATGACTTCATCAAATTGTCGCAGAGCACGTTCGACAATGTCCAAATGTCCGTTAGTGATAGGATCAAAGCTGCCAGGGTAGAGAGCTATTCGACGGGAATTTTTCATTGAGCGGATGTTAGAGGTTTCCTGTGAGAATTTCCAGCTTGCTGTTGCAGTTGCACTCAAAGTGATAGGCTGTAGTATTCACTGAATTCTAAACGATGTTAGGCTTTTTTAAAAAAGAAACACCAGGCAGGTTAACTAGGATCATCATAGCCATCAACGTGGTGATAGCTATAGCAGGCTTGGCTTTAGATGCTTTTCTTGGGACACGTGGTGTTGCACAAAGTATTTTGGGCTTACATTTTTCTGACTTAGCTCAGGGGAAGATTTGGCAACTATTTACCTACATGTGGGTGCACGCCGAGTTAGTGGGACCTACAGCGTTGCATCTAGTTTTTAATATGATGACTCTCTATATGTTTGGAAGGGTAGTAGAGAGTGAATTAGGACCTAAGCACTTTATCTCCATTTATTTTTTGGGTGCCCTGGTATCTGTATTTGTTTTTAGTGCGGAAGTGTTACTGCGTGATGGAATGGCTATTTTCCAACCAAGTCCAAATGGAGAGGGTGGTTTAGTAGGAGCAAGTGGTGGAGTTTGTGCCATAGTCATGGCCTTTGCGTTATTAAGGCCTAATACAAAGCTGATGATTTTCCCGATACCCGTGCCGGTTAGAGCCATTCGCATGATGATGGTTTTTGCGGGTCTGTCTCTTCTATTAGTAGTTACTGCGCAAGTTTTGAGGTTGAGTGATCAAGACTCAATGGAAAGCAGTGGCACATTTTGGAGCCTTTTACTTTTCCAGATCGCTCATAGCGCCCATTTGGGAGGGTTAGGTTGGGGATACTTCTATATGGTCTTGCTCCACAAACAGATGAAGAAGAAGTATAGTCAGGCTGAACCTAATGAGGATAAAGGCTACTTAAAAAATTTATCCGCGCGAGAGCTATTACAAGAATCAAATCGGGTTATTGATAAGATGAATCGATATGGGGTCGAGAGTCTGTCTCAAGAAGAATATGAGATTTTAGATTTATTGCGTAGGAGAATGTAGGAAGGAATAGTCAATAATGATAGAGGGCATAACAGCTACAGAACTATCAAAGCAATTAGATAGTCAAAAAACGAAACTAGTGCTCGTGGATGTTCGAGAGGCTGATGAGTGGGAAATTTGCCGTATTGAAGGTGCACAGTTGATTCCGCTCTCAGAATTTGCCGAGAGATCACTAGAGGCTTTAAGTAAAGAGGATAAACTGGTGCTATACTGTCATCATGGAGTAAGATCTGAAAGAGCTGCAGCTTGGCTTGTGCAGAATGGGTATACTCTAGTGCGTAACTTGTTAGGTGGGATTGATGCCTGGTCTTTGGATGTCGATAACAAAATCCCAAGGTATTAATATTGTTCCACTGATGAAGAACCTCCACATCTCGTAAATCTTCGCTTTTCCGGATGCTCTTATGGGTGGTAGCAATGTGCTTTCCTAGGAGATGATGTAAATAAAGATCTCTGTTATTGATATAGTGGATCTTACTTGTATAACTGTAAGAAGTATTTTACCAGAGTTGGGCAAGCAGCCCGTATCGGAAGTGCAATAGTCGAGTTTTATGCCAAGTTTTATAGATTCTATATTTGAGAAATTATCGAAGCATCCCAAGCGCGTTATCTTTTCTGATGGTGCAGATACTCGGGTTATAGAGGCTGCCCAGGAGTATACAAACCGCAAGCTGGGTCCAGCCATTCTCTTAGGCAATCCTGA
The nucleotide sequence above comes from Verrucomicrobiota bacterium. Encoded proteins:
- the coaD gene encoding pantetheine-phosphate adenylyltransferase; the encoded protein is MKNSRRIALYPGSFDPITNGHLDIVERALRQFDEVIIGIATNSSKKHTFTMEQRAELVKKSIQLIEGAQRIRIKQVEGLAVNFAANLNATALIRGLRAVSDFEFEFQLALMNRSLNPNVDTIFLMPKDNYTYLSSRIIKEISSLGGDISQYVPPPVEEMLGKQA
- a CDS encoding rhomboid family intramembrane serine protease; its protein translation is MLGFFKKETPGRLTRIIIAINVVIAIAGLALDAFLGTRGVAQSILGLHFSDLAQGKIWQLFTYMWVHAELVGPTALHLVFNMMTLYMFGRVVESELGPKHFISIYFLGALVSVFVFSAEVLLRDGMAIFQPSPNGEGGLVGASGGVCAIVMAFALLRPNTKLMIFPIPVPVRAIRMMMVFAGLSLLLVVTAQVLRLSDQDSMESSGTFWSLLLFQIAHSAHLGGLGWGYFYMVLLHKQMKKKYSQAEPNEDKGYLKNLSARELLQESNRVIDKMNRYGVESLSQEEYEILDLLRRRM
- a CDS encoding rhodanese-like domain-containing protein, encoding MIEGITATELSKQLDSQKTKLVLVDVREADEWEICRIEGAQLIPLSEFAERSLEALSKEDKLVLYCHHGVRSERAAAWLVQNGYTLVRNLLGGIDAWSLDVDNKIPRY